The genomic region TGGTAAAGAAGATTCATTGGAAAAGGTGAAGTTCACCTCATTATCTACCAGAAAGGTTATTTCATCTGCTGTCCATTCTACGGCATATGTATGCCACTCTGTAGCTGCATTTTGAATATTGGTTGCTTCAAAAATTGCATTTCCACCTGAATTTCCAGGGAAATGTAATGCTGAAGAAACTTCATTTGGTTTGTTACCTACAAATTCCATGATGTCGATCTCACCGGTAGCAGGCCATCCAACGACATCAAAATCGGCTCCAAGCATCCAGATCGCTGGCCACGTTCCTCCACCTTGAGGCATCTTGGCACGAGCTTCTACTCTACCATAAGTTACTTCAAACTTGTCCATAGTAGTAATTCTTGCAGAAGTGAAATCAAATCCACTTTCTGCCTCTCTTCTGGCTGTTATGATAAGACTACCGTCTGCTACAGACACATTATCTTCAGTATAATACTGTAATTCTCCATTACCCCAGCCATTAGTTCCGTTTCCTGTTTCGTAGTTCCAGATATCGGTATCGAGGGCATCTCCGTCGAATTCATCACTCCAGAAGATTTCAGTGAATTGAGAAACAAATGCTTCTTCTTCCTCTTCCTCTTCTTCTCCACCTGTACCAGCTTGTTGCTGCTCAAAGGGAGTTGTGGTGAATTTCAAGTACCAGGCAAGATCAGGATTGCTTCCTGGAATTGCTCTTACATACATGGTATTTTCAGTAATACTAAGAACCTCGTAATTGCTGGCTCCAATATAGTAGCTCATAAAACCACCGCCACCTAACTGGATTTCAGTTCCGGTCGTAGCATCTGCAGGAACTCCATTTTCTGCAGGAGCCAAAGTAACCGACTTATCGCCAGAAGTATCGTAATCGATACATTCATCCTGGCCACCGCCACCACCAAATTCAGCAACATAGTCTACATTAAAGAATGTTCGACCCATATTATCCTGATTGTAGGTGATGTTCTCCCCACTTTCAGTAAAAGTCAGCTCATCTGTGTAAAAACATGAAGATATTTCATCACCTGCTTTTTCAAAAGGTGCTGCTTGATAATATTCTGGAAAAGCACTTGCAACTCCGTCTGCTACGAAATTAGGTCCTACTCCAAGATGTCCAGCTTCAACTGCTGCAACATACCAAGTTTTAGAACTTCCTCCAGTAAGAAATTGCTTAGTTTCAGGATCATTGAAATCACTCTCAACTTCGACTTCCAGAGACATCGAGCTACTAACACCACCTTTTCCATAGGCTACTACGGTTACGAGGTACGTATTGAGTCCTGTTCTGGTGAAACGTTTCGTATAGTTTCCACTTGGAGCAACAGCAGAGGAGCCATCGCTAAAGTTATACTCGTAAGTAATAGCATCGTTGGCGGTAGCATTAAATTCTACCATTCCAGAGCCATCGTCACTAATATTTGTACTCACCTGAAGATCTGTAGGAACTACGATCGTATCGAGGGTGAGATCATCTTCCTGGCAACTCATCATAAAGAGAGTTGCAAACAGGAAGCTTATTAATTTAATATATCTCATAGTTTTTCTTTTTTCTAATTGTGGAAATACACATTGTCTATGTACACAGTAGCTTCAGCTGTAGGGTTTGCAGAGAATATGTACTGTGCAATATTTGATGTATTACTTAAGCCTGTAAAATCTGAAAGTGGAATATCAAGCTTCACCCAGGTATTAGGAGTTACTGTAAACTCTATCTCGTGTTCGGTATCATCCCCACCATCAAAAGCGGCATCAGGACCAAAATCAACCAGTTTAACCCTGAACGCAGTAGCATTTCCGGTCCAATAATCTACATGAAAGTGAGTCATTTCCGACGCATCCACCTGATTGGCAACCGTTTCAATACCCACAAAATTAAGTTGGTCATACAATTTTATATTATTCCCTTCTACCGTAGTTTCAGAGTAAACAGCATCAGACCAATCTGTTCTCCAGGTATCTACAGTTACATTTGTGTATGCATCACTAAAAAGTGAAATTACATTTGCTTCAGGTTCTGTAGGTGTTGCTGCTGCAGAAACAGGTTCTGTTGGCGGTACAAGTACTTCATTAGAAAAATACAGGTTATCTATATAGAAGCTTCCTCCATTATCTGGCTGTACGTCAAACTTGAATTGGAATACATCGCTAATATCTAATCCCTGACTTGTAAATTCTGATAATGGGATTTGTATAATATTCCACTGGTTTGGCATAACCTCTAGATTAACCGCATTCTCACCTGTAGAAGAAATTAGAAAGAAAGGAATTGAAGTATAATCTCCAGACCATACAGCAATATTTACGAATTCAAAAGCTGTAGCATCAACACTTTCTCCAATATCAATTCCCTGGTAATTTGCGTTATCGTATTTAATAACGTTGTCTCCATCCAAGGAGATCATCTCGTAAGTAGTAGACTGACCCCAATTTGGGAAATAGTTAATATTTGCAGGATCTGTATAAACATCGCTGAAAATAGAGAATACATTTTCCTGAGCGGCTGTTGGTGCATCAGGTGCTACAGTAGGATCCTTTTGTGCCTCTTCTCCTTTTTTGATATCATCTATGTAAAAAGTACCAGCAGTAGTGCCAGGACCATCGATGAAAATTACGATTGTTGAATATTGACCAGTTGGAACAAATGGCTCACCAACACCTTGAGATCCATCGATAAAGCTTTTAATCGCGTCTGTAGCAAAATCGAAACTCAATACTTCCCATCCTGTACCACCGTGATCTGCGGAAACTTCCGTTTGTCTTTCACCATTAACACCACCTTCAAATTTTAGAAGTACCGGTAAAGCCACATCAGACCAAACCTTCATAGTAATAGTTTTAGAATCTGCACTAAAATCTACTGGTTCACCAAGAGTATAGGCAATACCCTCGAACTGCGCTCCAGAATTTGTTACGGCAGCAACATTAGTTTCTGAAGTATTGGCACCTGAAAGATCAGGATTAACAACAACTTCATAACTAGTACCATTAAATGTTCCGGCAGCATAGTTTACTGTTCCCATATCAAATGTAATAGGAAGCTTTAAAGGATCTGTTGCTTCTGGAACAATGATGATTTCATCTTCTTCCAAAGTAGCCGCACCAGCTCCACGTGCAATAACTGTCAATTCATATACTCCAGGTTCGTAAGTATGTTCGATAGATTCTCCTGGCATAAGTTGCGTAGGTTCCTCATCATCCATGTCACCAAAATAAACATCGAAAACCGTAGCATTATCTGCAGTAGCAGAAACCGTAATCGTTTTTGGATCAGTGTCCGGTTGATCTACGTTGATCACCAAGTTTTCAGGAGCTTTAAATGAGATATTCAGCATTTGATTGTATTCGCTGGTTAGGCCCGTAGAGCCAACTGCTACAATTTCCACCATATATTCTCCTTCATCATAAATGGTAGTAACCGACTCACCATTTGCGATTTCGGTAGTCTCACCATTTCCAAGATCAATTTGAAAAGTCTGAGCACCAACACCGCTTGGAGTAATTGTTACTGTTCCAGTATCATCCTGGCTAATATCAAAGTCTGCTGTTACATCTGTTGGAGCAGAGATTTCCTGGAACGCGTAGTTCGTAATTTCATCATCTTCACATCCTGTAAAAAGCAGAAGCGAGATGGTAAGCATTGCTAAAATTCTGAATATTTTCATTTTTATTCGTTTTAATGGTAGTTTTTAGTATCCTGGATTTTGCTCCCAATTGTTTCCTGCAAGCTCAATTTCGATAGCCGGGATAGGGAATAATTCGTGTTTTCCTGTAACGAAACCGTCGATTTCATCTGCTGCTCTTCCTGTTCTTACCAAGTCGAAGAAACGATGCCCTTCTCCTACAAGTTCCAGTCTGCGATCTTCATAAATCTGATTTAGCAGATTATTACCAGAAAATGATACATCTTCCAGTCCGGCTCTGTCTCTTACTCTGTTCAAATAAGTTCTGGCACGATCTTCATTACCAGATTTGAAATTAGCTTCCGAAGCCATTAGTAGCACATCTGCGAAACGAATTGCGCGGTAGTTATTTGGATTTGTAAGGTTTTGATCACCGGTATTCAAATCCCCAGCTCTTGCGATATATTTTCTGTTATAATATCCAGTATGCTCATAACCTACAGCATAGCTCGCTCCGGTTGCAGCAGCATGTGCTTCGATATCAAGAATAGCTACGTCTTTACGAATATCATCGTCTGAAAACTCATCGACTACTTCCTGTACCGGAACATTGAAACTAAATCCAGAATCAAATACAGCATTTTCTGGATTTGGATAAGAAATGTTTCTTACACCATTAAATCCAACAGCCACATTTCCTTCTGAACATTGAAGACACCCAAAACCAGCACCTTCTTTATCTGTATACTGAACTTCGAAAACTGCCTCCGCATTATTTTCGCCTTCTGGTTCAAATATGAAGTTATAATCCTGCACGAGGGAGTAAGGTCCGCTAATTACAGGTTCGAAAGCAGTAGCCGCTTCTGCAAATTTATTCTGAAACAAATAAGCTTTTCCAAGCAAAGCCTGAGCTGCTCCCGAAGTTACACGACCTTTTACGCTTTGGACAGCCGGAAGGTTTGCCGCAGCGAACATAAGATCCTGCTCGATCTGAGCATAAACTTCAGCCTTTGGAGTTCTAGGAATATCGAATTGCTCTCCAAACTGGATTCTATTGTCTACCGCTAATGGCACATCTCCAAACCATTTTACCAGTTCGAAATAATAATAAGCTCTTAGAAATCTTGCCTGGGCAATGATTTCAGTCTTACCTTCAAAATCCAGAGCGTCCTGAAATTCAAGCACATAGTTTGCACGATTTACACCCGCAAACATCCAGCTCCAGATATCTCTTAATTGCTGGTTTACAGGAGTATGCTCCATATTGTCAATTTCCTGAATTCCAGGCGTATCGTTCGCACTCTCACCACCCG from Christiangramia sp. OXR-203 harbors:
- a CDS encoding RagB/SusD family nutrient uptake outer membrane protein, with product MRTKLYTINWILAFAFLALSGCSDDFVDVDSQDENSEDFFNTPEDYDLALVGAYDLLQSTYLNVMLGEIASDNTLAGGESANDTPGIQEIDNMEHTPVNQQLRDIWSWMFAGVNRANYVLEFQDALDFEGKTEIIAQARFLRAYYYFELVKWFGDVPLAVDNRIQFGEQFDIPRTPKAEVYAQIEQDLMFAAANLPAVQSVKGRVTSGAAQALLGKAYLFQNKFAEAATAFEPVISGPYSLVQDYNFIFEPEGENNAEAVFEVQYTDKEGAGFGCLQCSEGNVAVGFNGVRNISYPNPENAVFDSGFSFNVPVQEVVDEFSDDDIRKDVAILDIEAHAAATGASYAVGYEHTGYYNRKYIARAGDLNTGDQNLTNPNNYRAIRFADVLLMASEANFKSGNEDRARTYLNRVRDRAGLEDVSFSGNNLLNQIYEDRRLELVGEGHRFFDLVRTGRAADEIDGFVTGKHELFPIPAIEIELAGNNWEQNPGY
- a CDS encoding family 16 glycosylhydrolase; protein product: MRYIKLISFLFATLFMMSCQEDDLTLDTIVVPTDLQVSTNISDDGSGMVEFNATANDAITYEYNFSDGSSAVAPSGNYTKRFTRTGLNTYLVTVVAYGKGGVSSSMSLEVEVESDFNDPETKQFLTGGSSKTWYVAAVEAGHLGVGPNFVADGVASAFPEYYQAAPFEKAGDEISSCFYTDELTFTESGENITYNQDNMGRTFFNVDYVAEFGGGGGQDECIDYDTSGDKSVTLAPAENGVPADATTGTEIQLGGGGFMSYYIGASNYEVLSITENTMYVRAIPGSNPDLAWYLKFTTTPFEQQQAGTGGEEEEEEEEAFVSQFTEIFWSDEFDGDALDTDIWNYETGNGTNGWGNGELQYYTEDNVSVADGSLIITARREAESGFDFTSARITTMDKFEVTYGRVEARAKMPQGGGTWPAIWMLGADFDVVGWPATGEIDIMEFVGNKPNEVSSALHFPGNSGGNAIFEATNIQNAATEWHTYAVEWTADEITFLVDNEVNFTFSNESSLPFNKDFFLIMNVAMGGALGGDIPAEFSEASMEVDYIRVYK